The genomic DNA TAATATCCATTACTTCCGGCCGTAAGAATGAGGTCGTATTTTTTGAATTTGCGGAGGTAGGTATAGTCATAGTAAAACTGATGTGCGAGTGAACTATCTCCCGTTGTGGAGTAGCGCAGCGTGTTGTAATATCGGAACTTGAGGCTGTGCCTGTTGTCTTTTTTGTCATATAGATTTACATAAGGATCAAAGATGAGCGTGCGTTCTTTTGTCTGAGTAAAATCTATAGGGACATAGGTGAGCGTAGCCACTCCCTTGGAGGCGAAAAAGTCTTTTGATGTTTGATGATACAAGTTCATATTAAGACCCACGGTGAGGTTGGGTAGTTTGTGGGGTGTATAACGAAGTTTGGAAGTGAGCCGAGCCTGCTTATAGTCGTTATTCATGCGAAATCCCTGGTCTTGCTGATATCCACCAGCTAAAACCACGCCAAAATCTCCATATTGTTTGGCGTGCATGATTTGTGCGCCGCCAAACATAGGGCGGCTGATTCGGCTAACAGTATCGCCGTTTTTTTTAATCACACCTTTTTTCCACCCTTGGTTCCAAGTGCGTTGACGTGGCTGACCATAGAACCCATAATTAATTAGAACCTTATTAACCATTTCTGGTTTGGGGTTCACGGTGCGCATATTTATTACGCCATTTAAAGCAGAGGAGCCATAAAACGCAGAGGCGCAACCTTTAATCACTTCTATCTGTTCTAATGCTTCGATAGGAATCATATCCCAGATAATGCCTCCATTTTCAGGGCCGATCACCGGCATTTCATCTAACAAAACCATTACCCGGTTGCCAGTCACATCGCTGAAACCGCTGCCTCCGCGGATAGAAATTGTTTTGCCCAACATATTCACACCGGGCACTTTCTGCATAGCCTCATCCATCCTGGCGCTATTCTGATTAATGACCGATGCCTTCAGTATTTCCATAGAAACTACTTCTTCGCCCAATACTTTTTCATATTTTGTACCGGTCACGACAACCATATCCAACTCATTCGCCTCTGCTGCCATTTTGATGTCCTGTCTTTTCTCCTTTACTGACAGCATCGTGACTGGAATGCTTCTTTTAGAATAGCCAACATAACTGAGTTGAAGCATGTGAGTTCCCTGCTCCACCTTTAATTCATATTTTCCATCCACGTCGGTTTGGGTGCCATTGGTAGTGCCTTTAACTTGAATGGCCACGCCGAATATCGGACTGTTGTCTTTTTCATCCGTTACGGTACCATAAATTCTGGCAGACTGTGATAGGGATACAAGTGCCACCATCAATCCGACACTTGTTAGAAAATGGGGTAGATATCTCATACTTTACTTTTTGCGGGCAACTGGAAGAACATAACTTAATTGAACGGTATAATTTCTGGGGGCTTCCATATAGGCAGGACGCGGAGTGTATTCCCAATTCAATAAATTCTTTACTAAAAACGCCACGCGAATACCTGCTTTAAAATTATACGCTAAGTGCATATTCAAAATTACATCTCCTTTCCCTTTACCATAAGGGATTGCTTCCTTCTCATTTCGATATTGCTGCAAACCC from Bacteroidota bacterium includes the following:
- a CDS encoding TonB-dependent receptor — protein: MRYLPHFLTSVGLMVALVSLSQSARIYGTVTDEKDNSPIFGVAIQVKGTTNGTQTDVDGKYELKVEQGTHMLQLSYVGYSKRSIPVTMLSVKEKRQDIKMAAEANELDMVVVTGTKYEKVLGEEVVSMEILKASVINQNSARMDEAMQKVPGVNMLGKTISIRGGSGFSDVTGNRVMVLLDEMPVIGPENGGIIWDMIPIEALEQIEVIKGCASAFYGSSALNGVINMRTVNPKPEMVNKVLINYGFYGQPRQRTWNQGWKKGVIKKNGDTVSRISRPMFGGAQIMHAKQYGDFGVVLAGGYQQDQGFRMNNDYKQARLTSKLRYTPHKLPNLTVGLNMNLYHQTSKDFFASKGVATLTYVPIDFTQTKERTLIFDPYVNLYDKKDNRHSLKFRYYNTLRYSTTGDSSLAHQFYYDYTYLRKFKKYDLILTAGSNGYYSLIEGKTFGELTSNIRNIKYFNTRDVMNFSAFVQVEKKFFKRLTVSAGLRLEYARLSGHTIQNRLPFINLLHHLRNKETDIQSPVTPLFRCGLNYQATQGTFLRASFGQGFRFPSLAEKYVYTIRSFAQAFPNDSLRPENGWSAEIGIKQAVKVSNWIAYFDLSGYVMRYHDMIEFQVYENYPDSFQLYGVPFRAVNIVNTVIAGAEISAVANGKIFGVPLNFLIGYSYLYPRNLDYNPADANSTKLLKYRVQHSAKADLQVTYKGVILGVSAFYNSFIKEVDNLSVGALPVVTKFRATHNKGDFVMSLRAGYNYKDKVSFTFICKNVLNTEYTLRPALIEAPRNFTFQVGYNF